The following coding sequences are from one Caloranaerobacter sp. TR13 window:
- a CDS encoding MerR family transcriptional regulator → MIDTKSKYSISEVSEITGYPQHVLRFYEKEFKLNIPRNKSNHRYYTYKEIEKINYIKELQNKGFTNKQIKLILNSPEEIIVNNHNETAITSVAFQLNDISNGKNFITEFQNSLIEKIQETLNQNYINNIEALKELKTEIEQLKHEIKNKEHDVLICENAKLKMKLKEKSYEVAELKEKLKREKEANKSIFKRIFKIK, encoded by the coding sequence ATGATAGATACTAAGAGTAAATATTCTATTTCCGAAGTTTCAGAAATAACTGGATATCCTCAACATGTACTTAGATTCTATGAAAAAGAGTTCAAACTAAATATACCAAGAAATAAATCTAATCATAGATATTATACATACAAAGAAATAGAAAAAATTAATTATATAAAAGAATTACAAAACAAAGGTTTTACAAATAAGCAAATTAAGCTTATCTTAAATTCACCTGAAGAGATTATCGTAAATAACCATAACGAAACTGCAATCACTTCAGTGGCTTTTCAATTAAATGATATAAGTAACGGAAAAAACTTTATTACTGAATTTCAAAATAGTTTAATAGAAAAAATTCAGGAAACTCTAAATCAAAATTATATTAATAATATAGAAGCTTTAAAAGAATTAAAAACAGAAATTGAACAATTAAAACATGAAATTAAAAATAAAGAACATGATGTGTTAATTTGTGAAAATGCTAAATTAAAAATGAAATTAAAAGAAAAGTCATATGAGGTTGCAGAATTAAAAGAAAAACTCAAACGCGAAAAAGAAGCTAATAAAAGTATTTTTAAAAGGATATTTAAAATAAAATAG
- the ispH gene encoding 4-hydroxy-3-methylbut-2-enyl diphosphate reductase — MDLLIAKNSGFCFGVEKAVKTTLHTLNENKSNVFSLGPIIHNEQVINLLKSKGLIIINNIKDVNKGKVIIRSHGVPLDVYSYAKNVGLELIDCTCPFVRNVQQKANEFFNNGYTIVIIGDSKHPEVIGINGWCNNQAIIVNSENDINKVPLTDKLCIVSQTTMTLEKFQKLSRLVQEKGKSVKIFNTICNATNLRQESTKEIAKKVNAMIVIGGHHSSNTRKLAEISKKYCHNVYHIETLDELPVDKLRNIKRIGITAGASTPDWIIENIINYLNNMFNKS, encoded by the coding sequence ATGGATTTACTGATTGCCAAAAACTCTGGTTTTTGTTTTGGAGTTGAAAAAGCAGTTAAAACCACATTACATACATTAAATGAAAATAAATCTAATGTTTTTTCATTAGGTCCAATTATACATAATGAACAAGTTATTAATTTACTTAAAAGCAAAGGTTTGATAATAATTAATAATATTAAAGATGTTAACAAAGGGAAAGTAATAATCAGGTCACATGGAGTCCCTTTAGATGTTTATTCATATGCAAAAAATGTTGGATTAGAATTGATTGATTGTACATGCCCTTTTGTAAGAAATGTGCAACAAAAAGCAAATGAATTCTTTAACAATGGTTACACTATTGTTATAATTGGCGACTCAAAACATCCAGAAGTTATAGGAATTAATGGTTGGTGCAACAATCAAGCAATAATTGTAAATTCTGAAAATGATATAAACAAAGTTCCTCTCACTGATAAATTATGTATAGTATCTCAAACAACAATGACTTTAGAAAAATTTCAAAAGCTATCTCGATTAGTACAAGAGAAAGGTAAATCAGTAAAGATTTTTAATACTATATGTAATGCAACAAACCTAAGACAAGAATCAACAAAGGAAATTGCTAAAAAAGTAAATGCTATGATTGTAATTGGTGGCCACCATAGTTCTAATACCCGTAAATTAGCAGAAATAAGTAAAAAATATTGTCACAATGTGTATCATATAGAAACTTTAGATGAATTACCTGTTGATAAGCTTAGAAATATTAAAAGAATTGGGATTACCGCTGGTGCTTCCACACCTGATTGGATTATTGAAAATATTATAAATTATTTAAATAATATGTTTAATAAATCATAA
- a CDS encoding 1-acyl-sn-glycerol-3-phosphate acyltransferase, which yields MSFYNFAKKTLSLFMNAFFRIEVTGKHNFTDNKLIICSNHISLLDPILVGIISPRKIYFMAKKELFKNKILNKIITKLGAFPVDRRKGDISAIKKSLKVLNEGNVLGIFLEGTRVKSENIENAKPGVAMIAIKSKCNVLPIYIDANYKLFSKVKVIIGEPISFEEFYDQKLNIDDYKKISQNILKRIYALK from the coding sequence ATGTCTTTTTATAACTTTGCAAAGAAGACATTATCTTTATTTATGAATGCTTTCTTTAGAATTGAAGTTACTGGAAAGCATAATTTCACAGATAATAAATTAATTATTTGTTCCAATCATATAAGTTTGTTAGATCCTATTTTGGTAGGTATAATATCTCCTAGAAAAATATATTTTATGGCAAAAAAAGAATTATTTAAAAATAAAATTTTAAATAAGATAATTACTAAATTAGGAGCCTTTCCAGTTGACAGAAGGAAGGGAGATATTTCTGCAATAAAAAAGTCTTTGAAAGTGTTAAATGAAGGCAATGTTTTAGGTATATTCTTAGAAGGTACTAGAGTTAAAAGTGAAAATATAGAAAATGCAAAACCTGGAGTTGCTATGATTGCAATCAAAAGCAAATGTAATGTATTGCCAATTTACATAGATGCTAATTACAAATTATTTTCTAAAGTTAAAGTCATTATAGGTGAACCGATTTCTTTTGAAGAATTTTATGACCAAAAACTAAATATTGATGATTACAAGAAAATTAGTCAAAACATTTTAAAAAGGATTTATGCATTAAAATAA
- a CDS encoding PLP-dependent aminotransferase family protein, whose amino-acid sequence MNIEKIKFQLDKNSDQHLYIQLYSKIKKLILDGTLKPHTKLPPIRKFADELNVNNVTIVNAYNLLQKENLVYKKVGSGTFVNIINYDMDIEVDYKQYLYTLNKEKINHYIYNSENIIDFSNTTPTNDLFPVEDFKYVINLVLDRDKGNAFKYQESQGYYPLRETIKNYLSNYTINCDTSNIQIISGAQQGIDILSKALIDYGDIVFTESPTYTGAIAAFKSRAAKIIEIPIKKDGIDLNYLEDKLRNFRPKFIYVMPNFQNPTGYTYSKLKKIKLLELANKYETLVVEDDYLNDISFNNKYPETLKSLDKNNRVIYIKSFSKTFMPGLRLGFMIIPISIQNEILVAKHISDISTSGLMQRVLDLYIKMGLFKKHINEINKIYKKRFDLMVKSLSNYIPKQVSYSIPEGGLNFWLSLPHGYLSDELHELCFKKGILITPGSIFYANKVKSNSFRISIASVNESIIEAGISRLSEIINDLFNKSDINKYHFNPLTHL is encoded by the coding sequence ATGAACATTGAAAAAATTAAGTTTCAATTAGATAAAAACTCAGACCAGCATCTATATATACAATTATACAGCAAAATAAAAAAATTAATTTTAGATGGTACTTTGAAACCTCATACAAAATTACCTCCTATAAGAAAATTTGCTGATGAATTAAACGTAAATAATGTAACCATTGTTAATGCTTACAATTTACTTCAAAAAGAAAACCTAGTATATAAAAAAGTAGGAAGTGGTACTTTTGTTAACATAATAAATTATGATATGGACATAGAAGTTGACTACAAGCAATATTTGTATACTCTAAATAAAGAAAAAATAAATCATTATATATATAATTCTGAAAATATTATTGATTTTTCAAATACAACTCCAACAAATGATCTTTTTCCTGTTGAAGATTTTAAATACGTCATTAACTTGGTTTTAGATAGAGATAAAGGAAATGCTTTTAAATATCAAGAAAGTCAAGGATACTATCCCTTAAGAGAAACTATAAAAAACTATTTGTCTAATTACACAATTAATTGTGATACTAGTAACATACAGATCATATCTGGAGCTCAACAGGGAATAGATATTCTTTCTAAAGCACTAATAGATTATGGCGATATAGTTTTTACAGAAAGTCCAACTTACACAGGAGCTATTGCAGCTTTTAAATCAAGAGCAGCAAAAATTATAGAAATTCCCATTAAAAAAGATGGTATAGATTTGAATTATTTAGAAGACAAACTTAGAAACTTTAGACCTAAGTTTATTTATGTTATGCCTAATTTTCAAAATCCAACAGGTTATACTTATTCAAAATTAAAAAAAATAAAGTTACTAGAATTAGCTAATAAATATGAAACTTTAGTAGTTGAAGACGACTACCTAAATGACATTTCGTTTAACAATAAATATCCAGAAACATTAAAATCACTAGATAAAAACAATAGAGTTATTTATATTAAAAGTTTTTCTAAAACTTTCATGCCTGGATTAAGATTAGGGTTTATGATAATACCTATTTCGATACAGAATGAAATACTTGTAGCAAAACATATATCTGACATATCTACATCTGGTCTTATGCAAAGAGTTTTAGACCTATATATTAAAATGGGTTTATTTAAAAAGCACATTAATGAAATTAATAAAATATACAAAAAGAGATTTGATCTGATGGTTAAAAGTTTATCAAATTATATACCTAAACAGGTTAGTTATTCTATTCCTGAAGGTGGTCTTAATTTCTGGCTTTCATTACCACATGGTTATTTAAGCGATGAACTACATGAACTATGTTTTAAAAAAGGTATTCTTATAACCCCTGGTTCAATATTTTATGCTAATAAAGTCAAAAGTAATTCTTTTAGAATTAGTATTGCATCAGTCAATGAATCTATAATAGAAGCCGGTATTAGTCGACTTTCCGAAATAATAAATGACCTCTTTAATAAATCAGATATTAATAAATATCATTTCAATCCTCTAACTCATTTATAA
- a CDS encoding TrkA family potassium uptake protein: MVEITNLTIYIRKLHISLRATKVYKAILLVIFFIVISSVLFYLIENNKNPNINSLWDALWWGFVTSTTVGYGDIYPTTQFGRIIAISLMIIGIGSFGFSTASIASVFVERNLKKGMGLLDVNFSNHIVIFGWNYQAKSIIEELLREDEKLKIVLVANISHNPYDNNNVFYIKGDPTTDNVLERANIKHAKSAIVLADRSLENSEMIDARSVLISLAISKINPNIHLVSEVIDQKNLIHFKRANVNETIISTQFESKIMMRCALYKGVSKAIKELLTNSYGNEIYEVIVDKEYIGKTYERIAIEFLNKGATLIGIYRDNKVFLNPSKTTILKEKDNLIYIAEDKII, encoded by the coding sequence GTGGTAGAAATTACTAACTTAACTATATATATTAGAAAACTCCATATTTCACTTAGAGCAACAAAAGTTTATAAAGCAATTTTATTAGTAATATTTTTTATAGTAATTAGTTCGGTTTTATTTTATTTAATAGAAAATAATAAGAACCCAAATATCAATTCTTTATGGGATGCATTATGGTGGGGATTTGTAACAAGTACAACAGTTGGTTACGGGGACATTTATCCAACAACCCAATTTGGTCGTATAATAGCTATTTCATTAATGATTATAGGGATTGGTTCTTTTGGTTTTTCTACCGCTTCAATAGCTTCTGTGTTTGTAGAAAGAAACTTAAAAAAGGGGATGGGTTTATTGGATGTAAACTTCAGTAATCATATAGTTATTTTTGGTTGGAATTATCAAGCAAAATCTATTATTGAAGAGTTATTAAGAGAGGATGAAAAATTAAAAATTGTTTTAGTGGCTAATATTTCCCATAATCCATATGATAATAATAATGTTTTCTATATAAAAGGGGATCCTACAACAGATAACGTTTTAGAAAGAGCTAATATTAAACATGCTAAATCAGCAATTGTACTAGCAGATAGAAGTTTAGAAAATAGTGAAATGATAGATGCAAGATCTGTACTAATAAGTTTAGCTATAAGTAAAATTAATCCCAATATTCACTTAGTGTCAGAAGTTATTGATCAAAAAAACTTGATACATTTTAAGCGTGCCAATGTTAATGAAACTATAATTAGTACACAATTTGAGAGTAAAATCATGATGAGATGTGCATTATATAAAGGTGTTAGTAAAGCTATAAAAGAGTTACTTACTAATTCTTATGGAAATGAAATTTATGAGGTAATTGTTGATAAAGAATATATAGGAAAAACCTATGAGAGAATTGCTATTGAATTTTTAAACAAAGGGGCAACTCTCATAGGTATATATAGAGATAATAAAGTTTTTTTGAACCCTAGTAAAACTACAATATTAAAGGAAAAAGATAATTTAATATATATTGCAGAAGATAAAATTATTTAA
- the aroH gene encoding chorismate mutase: MSIVAIRGAITVNNNTKEDIVNCTKKLLKEIIRQNNINKSDVISILFSATKDLNKAYPAIAARELGLNNCGLMCFQEMDVENSLNKCIRVLLFFKSNLEQSSIKHIYLEKASILRPDLN; the protein is encoded by the coding sequence ATGTCTATAGTAGCAATTCGAGGAGCTATTACAGTTAATAATAATACAAAAGAAGACATTGTTAATTGCACAAAAAAACTTTTAAAAGAAATAATAAGGCAAAATAATATTAATAAATCGGATGTAATTAGTATTTTATTTTCAGCTACTAAAGATTTAAACAAGGCATATCCAGCTATAGCTGCTAGAGAATTAGGGCTTAATAATTGTGGATTAATGTGTTTTCAGGAAATGGATGTTGAAAATAGTTTGAATAAATGTATAAGAGTACTTTTATTTTTTAAAAGTAATTTAGAACAATCTTCTATTAAGCATATTTATTTAGAAAAAGCAAGTATACTTAGACCTGATTTGAATTAA
- a CDS encoding NAD(P)/FAD-dependent oxidoreductase, which translates to MDTVAVIGGGPAGILAAGTASKQGKKVILFEKNSNIGKKLLITGNGRCNITNNCDIENFIKNIVNNKNFMYSAFYTFTNTDTINLLEYFGVKIKVEKDNRCFPKSNKAIDIINAFNKYLLFNKVSVLKNTKVNVITLNKNGTFTLHINNKKSMTFNKVILATGGKSYPKTGSTGDGYIFAKKFGHTIIEPKPALAPIKLKDEKLKKLQGISLNNTKLTAYLNNKKLHEQTGEVVFTHFGISGPAALSLSSYINRYSINKIKLEIDFLPDYNYQSLEKLIKSLFLKNQQKNICNTLCEILPKKIIVYLLDNLNIPFDKKTNNVTKDERYKIINSFKKLDLNYNGLKSIEQAIVTSGGISTKEINPSTMESKLVKGLFFAGEIIDVDALTGGFNIQIALSTGYLAGLNC; encoded by the coding sequence ATGGATACAGTAGCAGTAATTGGAGGTGGCCCTGCTGGCATTTTAGCTGCAGGAACTGCTTCTAAACAAGGTAAAAAAGTTATTTTGTTTGAAAAGAACTCTAATATAGGCAAGAAACTTCTTATTACAGGGAATGGTAGATGCAATATTACAAATAACTGTGATATTGAAAACTTTATCAAAAATATTGTTAACAATAAAAATTTTATGTATAGTGCATTCTATACTTTTACGAATACTGATACTATAAATTTACTTGAATACTTCGGAGTTAAAATTAAAGTAGAAAAAGATAATAGATGTTTTCCAAAATCAAATAAAGCAATTGATATAATAAATGCCTTTAACAAGTATTTATTATTTAATAAAGTATCTGTACTTAAAAATACTAAGGTTAATGTTATAACATTAAATAAAAATGGTACTTTTACGCTTCATATAAACAATAAAAAATCTATGACTTTTAATAAAGTTATTCTAGCAACTGGTGGTAAGTCTTATCCAAAAACCGGTTCAACAGGTGATGGATATATTTTTGCAAAAAAATTTGGTCATACAATTATTGAACCTAAACCTGCTTTAGCACCAATAAAGCTAAAAGATGAAAAACTAAAAAAATTACAAGGTATATCTTTGAACAATACAAAACTAACAGCCTATTTAAACAATAAAAAACTACATGAACAAACTGGCGAAGTAGTTTTTACACATTTTGGTATCTCTGGTCCTGCAGCTCTCTCATTAAGTAGTTATATTAATAGATACTCAATCAACAAGATAAAATTGGAAATAGATTTTTTGCCAGATTATAACTACCAAAGTTTAGAAAAATTAATTAAATCCTTATTTTTAAAAAATCAACAAAAAAATATCTGTAATACTCTTTGTGAAATATTACCTAAAAAAATCATAGTTTACTTATTGGATAATTTAAATATTCCATTTGATAAAAAAACAAACAATGTGACTAAAGATGAAAGATATAAGATAATAAATAGTTTTAAAAAGCTTGATTTAAACTATAATGGATTAAAAAGTATTGAACAAGCAATTGTAACATCTGGTGGAATATCTACAAAAGAAATAAATCCATCAACTATGGAATCTAAATTAGTAAAAGGTCTCTTTTTTGCAGGTGAAATAATTGATGTAGATGCTTTAACTGGTGGGTTCAATATACAAATAGCATTATCTACAGGTTATTTAGCAGGTCTAAATTGTTAA
- a CDS encoding protein-glutamate O-methyltransferase CheR, whose protein sequence is MDKYEIFKKDFYKITGIDLNCYKEKQMKRRLSSLLKRNNFSDFDDYLVGIKKNNKLLNELLNFLTINVSEFFRNPTQWHVLEKDIIPRLIKNNGKIKVWSSACSTGEEPYSLVMLLTKFFPLKEINILATDIDESAIQRAKIGIYDEKSLKNVPDEFKNKFFIKIGNTYKIDDKIKQCVDFKKLNLLSDSFPKGSHLILCRNVMIYFTEEAKTKLYKKFHEALTDDGIFFVGNTEHIILPDKYNLKPIKSFFYSKL, encoded by the coding sequence ATGGATAAGTACGAAATTTTTAAAAAAGATTTTTATAAAATAACTGGTATCGATTTAAATTGTTATAAAGAGAAACAAATGAAGAGAAGACTTAGTTCTTTGTTAAAGAGAAATAATTTTTCTGATTTTGATGATTATTTAGTAGGTATTAAGAAAAATAATAAACTTCTAAATGAACTTCTTAACTTTCTTACTATAAATGTTTCAGAGTTTTTTAGAAATCCCACTCAATGGCATGTTCTAGAAAAAGATATTATACCAAGACTAATTAAAAATAATGGTAAGATAAAAGTTTGGAGCAGTGCATGTTCTACAGGAGAAGAACCTTATTCTTTAGTAATGCTATTAACAAAATTTTTCCCTTTAAAAGAAATAAATATATTAGCTACAGATATTGATGAAAGTGCAATTCAAAGAGCGAAAATTGGGATTTATGATGAAAAAAGCTTAAAAAACGTACCAGATGAATTTAAAAACAAATTTTTCATAAAAATTGGGAATACATATAAAATAGATGATAAAATCAAACAATGTGTTGATTTTAAAAAGCTTAACCTATTAAGTGATAGTTTTCCTAAAGGATCTCATTTGATTTTGTGCAGAAATGTTATGATCTATTTTACTGAAGAGGCAAAAACAAAGCTTTATAAAAAATTTCATGAAGCACTTACTGATGATGGTATATTCTTTGTCGGTAACACTGAACATATAATTTTACCAGATAAATATAATTTAAAACCAATAAAATCTTTTTTCTATAGTAAATTGTAG
- a CDS encoding pyridoxal phosphate-dependent aminotransferase, producing the protein MELSKRILSMQESPIRKLVPIAEKAKKNGKKVYHLNIGQPDIETPDSFFKAIRSFDQKVLAYTNSRGIPELIKSFINYYKKYDIYFEEDEILITNGGSEALLFALLAICDYGDEILVPEPFYTNYNGFGNSAGIKVNPITTRAEDGFHLPKKEVIVSLITDKTKAILLSNPGNPTGVIYTPEEINMIRDIAKENDLFIIADEVYREFVYDDFEYISFAHLDDIKDRVIIIDSVSKRYSACGARIGSIASKNKELIRQVLKLCQSRLCVATIEQIGASKLVNVPDNYFEGVVEEYRKRRDVVYEALSTMEGVLCRKPHGAFYVIAKLPVENAEDFVKWLLSDFDVNNETVMVAPAEGFYATEGLGKDEIRISYVLNENDLKKAMNILKEGLIEYKKINTK; encoded by the coding sequence ATGGAACTTTCTAAAAGAATTTTATCAATGCAAGAATCACCAATTAGAAAATTAGTTCCTATAGCTGAGAAAGCTAAGAAAAATGGTAAAAAAGTTTATCATTTAAACATCGGACAACCTGATATTGAAACTCCTGATTCATTTTTTAAAGCTATTAGAAGCTTTGACCAAAAAGTATTAGCTTATACTAATTCACGAGGAATACCTGAGCTAATTAAAAGCTTTATTAATTATTATAAAAAGTATGATATTTATTTTGAAGAAGATGAGATACTTATCACAAATGGTGGTAGTGAAGCATTATTATTTGCTTTATTGGCAATTTGTGATTATGGAGATGAAATACTAGTTCCAGAGCCATTTTACACAAATTATAATGGTTTTGGTAATTCAGCAGGAATTAAAGTAAATCCAATAACAACAAGAGCAGAGGACGGTTTTCACTTACCAAAGAAAGAAGTAATAGTAAGTTTAATTACTGACAAAACTAAAGCTATTTTACTATCCAACCCTGGTAATCCAACTGGTGTTATTTATACACCAGAGGAAATAAACATGATTAGAGATATAGCAAAGGAAAACGATTTATTTATTATAGCAGATGAAGTTTATAGGGAATTTGTATATGATGACTTTGAGTATATAAGTTTTGCACACTTAGATGATATTAAAGACAGAGTAATTATAATAGATAGTGTATCAAAAAGGTATAGTGCTTGTGGAGCAAGAATAGGTTCAATTGCAAGTAAGAATAAGGAATTAATTAGACAAGTTTTAAAACTATGTCAAAGTAGACTTTGTGTTGCAACAATAGAACAAATAGGTGCATCTAAGCTAGTTAATGTACCAGATAACTATTTTGAAGGGGTTGTTGAAGAATACAGAAAAAGAAGAGACGTTGTATATGAAGCATTATCTACAATGGAAGGTGTATTATGTAGAAAACCACATGGAGCTTTTTATGTAATTGCCAAACTACCAGTAGAAAATGCCGAAGATTTTGTTAAATGGTTATTAAGTGATTTCGATGTAAATAATGAAACTGTTATGGTAGCACCTGCTGAAGGGTTCTATGCAACAGAAGGTTTAGGCAAAGATGAGATAAGAATATCATATGTTTTAAATGAAAATGATTTGAAAAAGGCAATGAATATATTAAAAGAAGGTCTTATTGAGTACAAAAAAATTAACACCAAATAG
- a CDS encoding histidine phosphatase family protein yields the protein MKKIIITRHGQTNWNIIGKVQGQKDIKLNEIGINQAKKLAIKLSKEKIDVIYTSDLKRSYQTAKIISDIIKTNIIIDKNLREICFGNWQGLTLTQIKKDFNKEYIIWRTKPHKFSLPGAEKLIEVQERMKKVINKVLHSNYQNILIVSHSTAIKALILGILDIDLAKFNNIKIDNTSITIIEYHNTVPIIRLLNDTCHLKED from the coding sequence ATGAAAAAAATTATAATAACTAGACATGGTCAAACAAATTGGAATATAATAGGTAAAGTACAAGGGCAAAAAGATATTAAATTAAATGAAATTGGTATAAATCAAGCTAAAAAACTTGCAATAAAACTTTCTAAAGAAAAAATAGATGTAATTTATACTAGTGATTTAAAAAGATCTTATCAAACAGCTAAAATAATATCTGATATTATAAAAACTAATATTATTATTGATAAAAACTTAAGAGAAATTTGTTTTGGAAATTGGCAAGGTTTAACATTAACTCAAATCAAAAAAGATTTTAATAAGGAATATATAATTTGGAGAACCAAACCCCATAAGTTTAGCTTACCAGGAGCTGAAAAATTAATAGAAGTGCAAGAAAGAATGAAAAAAGTTATTAATAAAGTACTACATTCTAACTATCAAAATATTTTAATTGTATCCCATAGTACTGCAATTAAAGCGTTAATTTTAGGTATTTTAGATATTGATTTGGCTAAATTTAATAATATAAAAATAGACAATACAAGTATTACTATAATAGAGTATCATAATACAGTTCCAATAATTAGACTATTAAATGATACTTGTCATTTAAAGGAGGACTAA
- the cmk gene encoding (d)CMP kinase gives MNKIVIAIDGPAGAGKSTIAKIIAKELNINYIDTGAMYRALTLKALKNKIDFNDRASLISLLDNTDIDYYNNHIYLDGKIVDNEIRNNEVSRNVSKIAKIKEIRVKLVEIQRKIASNKSVVMDGRDIGSYVLPDADFKFYVTASVDERSYRRYKELIAKNVNISFEQVKEEIKQRDEIDKNREFSPLIKSEDAILIDTTKRTIKECVNEILNIIKKGM, from the coding sequence ATGAATAAAATTGTAATTGCAATAGATGGTCCAGCAGGTGCAGGTAAAAGTACTATAGCTAAAATTATTGCAAAAGAATTAAATATAAATTATATAGATACAGGAGCAATGTATAGAGCTTTGACTTTAAAAGCCTTGAAAAATAAAATAGATTTTAATGATAGAGCTTCATTAATTTCCTTATTAGATAACACTGATATTGATTATTATAATAATCATATTTATTTAGATGGAAAAATAGTAGATAATGAAATAAGAAATAATGAAGTTAGTAGGAATGTTTCTAAAATTGCTAAAATAAAAGAAATTAGAGTAAAACTAGTTGAAATCCAAAGAAAAATAGCTAGTAATAAAAGCGTAGTTATGGACGGAAGAGATATTGGAAGTTATGTCTTACCTGATGCTGATTTCAAATTTTATGTAACTGCCTCTGTTGACGAAAGAAGTTATAGAAGATATAAAGAGCTTATTGCTAAGAATGTTAATATTTCTTTTGAACAAGTCAAAGAAGAAATAAAACAAAGAGATGAAATTGATAAAAATAGAGAATTTTCACCTTTAATTAAAAGTGAAGATGCTATTTTAATTGATACTACAAAAAGAACTATTAAAGAATGTGTTAATGAAATATTAAATATTATAAAGAAAGGAATGTAA